One part of the Mariniblastus fucicola genome encodes these proteins:
- a CDS encoding FecR family protein, with the protein MSDRFNNETIDEDRLMILVDAALDQSISQSEITELASMLAGNPKAQDLYLSEIETDFLLGELSRHSSQLGNPGNPKKSGDRLFPTVESGSGQSSPFAFKGALGNPFLLCFGSLVLLGLAWLSIASFGNLNYRSDVIAHAKVKSDNAKWFIEETGEAMTSGLCSGDVLRVVEGRLIIKYVNGVSVNLDGPVACELVSPMEVRMLLGSLTAEVPDGCEGFSVEAPRATVVDLGTKFRVNVDPQGGTDVVVYKGEVDVDYRAKPQPTQRLRMGEAVRLDAYGAVSRIESIRNDEFIDPQATPRGVLIEGVRDSYDRDSSLSYYEIVQNGMREDALAFVDREGHEWNGLDKSGMPAYLVGGDYVRTFNNDKADDSIELKLNIAAPCKLYILFDNRLPVASWLKDGFKDTGDDIGLDNGPFFSSGQWHNKGPSGIGPGQSIDDVFSIWVKTIDAPGVVTLGATEAPISEPNMYGIVAVPSE; encoded by the coding sequence ATGTCAGATCGATTCAACAACGAAACAATAGACGAAGATCGCTTGATGATTCTTGTGGATGCGGCGCTCGATCAGTCGATTAGTCAGTCTGAGATCACCGAACTTGCGAGCATGCTTGCTGGCAATCCCAAGGCTCAGGATCTTTATTTGAGTGAGATTGAAACCGATTTTCTCCTCGGAGAACTTTCTCGGCATTCCAGTCAACTTGGCAATCCGGGCAATCCGAAAAAGTCTGGCGATCGACTGTTTCCCACTGTGGAAAGTGGTTCGGGCCAAAGCTCGCCTTTTGCATTCAAAGGGGCGTTGGGGAACCCGTTTTTGCTTTGTTTTGGATCCTTGGTGCTGCTGGGTTTGGCGTGGCTTTCGATCGCCAGTTTTGGCAATCTGAATTATCGCTCAGACGTCATTGCTCATGCCAAAGTCAAATCTGATAACGCAAAGTGGTTCATCGAAGAAACCGGCGAAGCGATGACTTCGGGATTGTGCAGCGGAGACGTTCTGCGAGTTGTCGAAGGTCGGCTGATCATCAAGTACGTCAACGGAGTCTCTGTCAATCTCGACGGTCCGGTTGCTTGCGAGCTTGTTTCTCCAATGGAAGTCAGAATGTTACTGGGAAGTCTGACGGCTGAAGTTCCGGATGGCTGCGAAGGGTTTTCTGTTGAAGCTCCGCGGGCGACAGTTGTCGATTTAGGCACAAAGTTCCGCGTCAACGTCGACCCTCAAGGGGGCACCGATGTGGTTGTCTATAAAGGCGAAGTTGATGTCGACTACCGCGCCAAGCCACAGCCGACCCAAAGGTTGAGGATGGGCGAGGCCGTCAGGCTTGATGCGTATGGTGCTGTCAGTCGGATTGAATCGATTCGAAACGATGAGTTCATCGATCCTCAAGCAACGCCTCGCGGAGTCTTGATTGAAGGAGTCAGGGACAGCTACGATCGTGACTCTTCGCTTAGCTACTACGAGATCGTCCAGAACGGCATGCGTGAAGATGCTTTGGCGTTTGTTGACCGTGAAGGCCACGAATGGAACGGGCTCGATAAATCGGGAATGCCTGCATACCTCGTGGGCGGAGATTACGTTCGGACGTTTAATAACGACAAAGCAGATGACAGCATCGAATTGAAACTCAACATAGCTGCTCCGTGCAAGCTTTACATCCTGTTTGACAATCGACTGCCCGTTGCTTCATGGCTTAAAGATGGCTTTAAAGATACCGGTGACGATATCGGGCTCGACAACGGCCCGTTCTTTTCCAGCGGCCAGTGGCATAACAAGGGTCCATCTGGAATCGGTCCGGGCCAGAGCATCGATGATGTTTTTTCGATATGGGTGAAAACTATCGATGCTCCAGGCGTCGTGACGCTCGGTGCCACCGAAGCGCCTATCTCGGAGCCCAACATGTACGGCATTGTTGCCGTTCCTTCAGAGTAA
- a CDS encoding SDR family NAD(P)-dependent oxidoreductase, whose product MNRFENEVAVVTGGGSVIGAAIAIRLAEERVNGAIIELEAGRGQETVDAIGSAGWQSEVFARDVGGHEAIRQSFS is encoded by the coding sequence ATGAATCGATTTGAGAACGAAGTTGCCGTTGTCACTGGAGGAGGATCCGTGATCGGCGCCGCGATTGCAATTCGTCTGGCCGAAGAAAGGGTCAACGGGGCGATCATTGAGCTCGAAGCTGGCAGAGGTCAAGAAACCGTTGATGCTATCGGGTCAGCAGGCTGGCAATCCGAAGTTTTCGCACGCGACGTTGGCGGCCACGAAGCCATCAGGCAGTCTTTCTCGTAA
- a CDS encoding glycoside hydrolase family protein, whose protein sequence is MKDRTEDKKNDDTWIVDSQQQWQQNTESKKGLQLANGMARPGKQQATLRSKIKSFDSKRSAKEIQIAQSPEWLNWEPVKNIGPVNLGDAPVMLQLGPGNYWMFGRYGMRKSKENFVAKDATLKGFDSPLKTTPFRNQFDATGGLKPGQNGYHAWQSNDMVNWVHHGAITEKFAKWMTTAEFADGRAYFYYDFPNDQDPHVYVDDDLFDGVPGENKGMAYDDPTHGSDCAIIRGLDGKFHLIVEDWSPINARENAWDSPLAAHAVSPDGVSDFETVAPPIDERTKSTGKTATYKHPHWVNENPERFKTNVAKYEVHEPKQNAYGDWAAISIGGQYYLFCDYDPKDSREMSVGWFTSSSIDQPFEWCGNIGKGHPDPDVMFAEGKFYLATQQKEDFVSPGPWVESVEVRVGVDTDNDKTIDQWSDWTRVQERYDYVDGFAKQVAREAAAMDLSGLPAGYGFQFELKIEDTTSNRSVPVIDRVAISF, encoded by the coding sequence ATCAAAGACCGGACCGAGGACAAGAAAAACGATGACACTTGGATCGTTGATTCGCAGCAGCAATGGCAGCAGAACACTGAGTCTAAAAAGGGTTTGCAGCTGGCCAATGGGATGGCCAGGCCTGGGAAGCAGCAAGCGACGCTTCGCAGCAAAATAAAATCGTTTGACTCAAAACGTTCCGCCAAAGAAATTCAGATCGCTCAATCGCCAGAGTGGTTGAACTGGGAGCCAGTCAAAAATATTGGCCCGGTAAACCTTGGCGATGCCCCCGTGATGTTGCAACTTGGTCCGGGCAATTATTGGATGTTTGGACGCTACGGGATGCGGAAATCAAAAGAAAATTTCGTCGCGAAGGATGCCACGTTAAAAGGATTTGACTCGCCGCTAAAGACAACTCCATTTCGAAATCAGTTCGATGCAACTGGTGGCCTCAAGCCCGGCCAGAACGGGTATCACGCTTGGCAGAGCAACGACATGGTGAACTGGGTGCATCATGGTGCAATCACAGAAAAGTTTGCCAAGTGGATGACGACTGCCGAGTTCGCTGACGGCAGAGCGTATTTCTACTACGATTTTCCGAACGACCAGGATCCTCATGTGTACGTCGACGACGATCTGTTTGACGGAGTGCCGGGTGAGAATAAAGGCATGGCTTACGATGACCCGACTCACGGTTCGGACTGCGCGATCATTCGAGGGCTTGATGGAAAATTCCATTTGATCGTTGAGGACTGGAGCCCGATCAACGCGCGAGAGAATGCTTGGGATTCACCGCTCGCTGCTCACGCCGTCAGCCCAGACGGTGTTTCTGATTTCGAAACCGTCGCTCCGCCAATCGACGAACGAACCAAATCGACTGGCAAAACTGCGACGTACAAGCACCCACACTGGGTGAACGAAAATCCTGAGCGTTTCAAAACGAACGTTGCCAAGTACGAAGTTCATGAACCGAAACAAAATGCTTACGGAGATTGGGCGGCGATTTCCATCGGCGGACAGTACTACCTGTTCTGCGACTACGATCCGAAAGATTCCAGGGAAATGAGCGTTGGCTGGTTCACTTCGAGCAGTATTGATCAGCCATTTGAATGGTGCGGCAACATCGGCAAAGGCCACCCCGACCCCGATGTGATGTTTGCCGAAGGAAAGTTCTATCTCGCGACACAGCAGAAAGAAGACTTCGTCAGTCCCGGACCTTGGGTCGAATCGGTTGAAGTCCGCGTCGGCGTCGATACAGATAACGATAAAACAATCGACCAGTGGTCAGACTGGACCAGGGTTCAAGAGCGCTATGACTATGTCGATGGATTTGCAAAGCAGGTTGCTCGTGAAGCTGCGGCGATGGATCTTTCGGGGTTGCCTGCCGGATACGGATTTCAATTCGAGCTCAAAATCGAAGACACGACTTCGAACCGTTCCGTGCCGGTCATTGATCGAGTTGCGATCTCATTTTAA
- a CDS encoding sulfatase family protein, translated as MLNKPAVAFTVLFLLTFAQGICWGQGDQVAPPNIVVIFADDLGYGDLGCYGAEKIATPNIDRLAEQGMRFTDAHAAASLCSPSRYGLLTGTSPWRLHKRGNGYRLKPGQVTMGSFLQDSGYRTAAIGKWHLGYSKDWNKVPITGPLEVGFDYHFGVPSNHNDSTRAFIENHDLVGRKPDVPYRVVKGQDFPEGLAQPRVEDQVDTMLTGKAVEFIRRNADKPFFLYFTPCAPHTHVTPAANFRGTSKAGLYGDHIQELDSHVGEILAELDELKLSHNTLVIFTSDNGSTPKDFKGTQGVRLNLADDSGDVRTKFKRAKADARKMGHITNGAWKDGKGKAYEGGHRVPFIARWPGQIEPGTDSDCVFSLTDLFATAASIVDRDLPSDAAADSFSLLPVLRGQRENIADREAIFILGNGKDSAIAVCTGKWKLVVRYGIDEELGHELFDLESDPGERNEISTQFPEITQSLLSALDAAEAAGKTRN; from the coding sequence ATGCTGAATAAGCCAGCTGTTGCGTTTACGGTGCTCTTTTTGTTGACCTTTGCTCAGGGCATTTGCTGGGGGCAGGGCGATCAAGTTGCTCCGCCGAACATCGTCGTCATCTTCGCGGACGATTTGGGATACGGTGACCTCGGATGCTACGGTGCAGAAAAAATTGCCACACCGAATATTGATCGTCTCGCCGAACAAGGGATGCGGTTTACCGATGCCCACGCGGCCGCGTCGCTCTGTTCGCCGTCTCGTTACGGTTTGCTCACTGGTACGTCTCCGTGGCGGTTGCACAAACGAGGCAACGGCTATCGCTTGAAACCGGGTCAAGTGACGATGGGTTCGTTCCTTCAGGACTCTGGCTACCGAACCGCAGCGATTGGGAAATGGCATCTGGGTTACAGCAAAGATTGGAATAAAGTTCCCATCACAGGGCCGCTGGAAGTTGGTTTTGATTATCACTTCGGCGTTCCTTCAAATCATAACGATTCCACCAGAGCGTTCATTGAGAATCACGATCTCGTTGGCAGGAAACCAGATGTTCCCTATCGCGTCGTCAAAGGCCAGGACTTTCCGGAAGGATTGGCTCAGCCTCGTGTTGAAGATCAAGTCGACACAATGTTGACCGGTAAGGCTGTCGAGTTCATCCGGAGAAATGCGGACAAGCCGTTCTTTTTGTACTTCACACCGTGTGCACCTCACACGCATGTCACGCCCGCAGCAAATTTTCGCGGCACCAGCAAAGCAGGTCTGTACGGCGATCATATTCAAGAACTGGATTCTCACGTAGGCGAAATTCTCGCGGAGCTAGACGAACTCAAACTCAGCCACAACACACTCGTCATCTTCACTAGCGACAACGGTTCAACGCCGAAAGACTTCAAGGGCACTCAAGGTGTCCGTTTGAACTTGGCCGACGATTCAGGAGATGTTCGAACGAAATTCAAAAGAGCCAAGGCCGATGCCAGGAAAATGGGACATATCACCAACGGTGCATGGAAAGACGGAAAGGGTAAGGCCTACGAAGGTGGGCATCGTGTTCCCTTTATCGCACGCTGGCCGGGCCAAATTGAACCTGGAACTGATTCCGATTGTGTTTTCAGCCTAACCGACCTGTTCGCGACTGCAGCCAGCATAGTGGACCGCGATTTGCCATCTGATGCTGCCGCAGATTCCTTCAGCTTGTTACCGGTATTGCGTGGCCAGAGAGAAAACATCGCGGATCGAGAAGCAATCTTCATTCTGGGCAATGGCAAAGACAGCGCCATCGCCGTTTGCACCGGCAAATGGAAACTGGTTGTGCGCTATGGCATCGACGAAGAACTGGGACACGAACTTTTTGATTTGGAAAGTGACCCTGGCGAACGCAATGAAATTTCAACCCAGTTTCCTGAAATAACGCAGAGCTTGCTTAGCGCTCTGGACGCCGCCGAGGCAGCTGGAAAGACTCGCAACTGA
- a CDS encoding UxaA family hydrolase: protein MSSSFLRVNPADDLIVALQDLEVGTEIKIDSSEHCRIVEAIPRKHKFVTRDVARGEQLRMYGVIVGEASRDIPAGSLLTMENLDHSSEPFHANRKQIDWAAPDVGDWQQSTFQGYHRSNGSVGTANYWIVIPTVFCENRNLLKMSEALHGVLGYQTNSGYRNLAQRLAKAWQQGATIDQLAALDPGSPGDLPERLLPNVDGIKFLTHDGGCGGTREDSQNLCGILAGYACHPNVAGVTVLSLGCQHAQVSILEDEIQKRDSNFDKPLLIFEQQKAESEWDMMTRAIRETFAGMVKANELTRQPASLDKLIVGVECGASDGFSGISANPLIGAVADRVVGLGGSVVLSEFPELCGVEQDLVNRCTSQELADRFVDIMQRYEARAVAVGSGFAKNPSPGNIKDGLITDAIKSAGAALKGGRSPVKDVLDYPGWVTKRGLNLLCTAGNDVESTTGMAGAGANLILFSTGLGTPTGNPVCPVIKVSSNTKTSESFSDMIDFDAGPIIDGSTSIPEHAAQLLNLSLEVASGKPTAAMKLGQDDFIVWKRGVSL from the coding sequence TTGTCTAGTTCGTTTCTTCGCGTAAACCCGGCTGATGATTTGATCGTCGCCCTTCAGGATCTTGAAGTCGGCACTGAAATTAAAATTGATTCATCCGAGCATTGTCGGATCGTCGAAGCGATTCCTCGCAAGCACAAGTTTGTCACCAGAGATGTTGCTCGCGGCGAACAGCTGAGGATGTATGGCGTTATCGTTGGAGAAGCTTCGCGAGATATTCCAGCAGGTTCTCTTTTGACGATGGAGAATCTTGATCATTCAAGCGAACCGTTTCACGCCAACCGGAAACAGATCGATTGGGCCGCGCCTGACGTAGGCGATTGGCAGCAATCGACCTTTCAGGGCTATCACCGCAGCAACGGTTCTGTCGGGACAGCGAACTATTGGATCGTGATTCCCACGGTTTTTTGTGAGAATCGAAACCTGCTCAAGATGAGCGAAGCATTGCACGGCGTGCTTGGCTACCAAACCAACTCAGGCTATCGCAACCTGGCTCAACGTCTTGCGAAAGCGTGGCAACAAGGTGCGACGATCGACCAGTTGGCTGCGTTGGATCCCGGTTCGCCAGGAGATTTGCCTGAGCGGTTGCTGCCGAACGTCGATGGGATCAAGTTTTTGACTCATGATGGAGGCTGCGGCGGCACCAGAGAAGACTCTCAAAACCTGTGCGGAATCCTGGCCGGATACGCATGCCATCCCAACGTTGCGGGAGTAACAGTGCTGAGTCTCGGATGCCAACACGCACAGGTTAGTATCCTCGAAGACGAAATTCAAAAGCGTGATTCGAACTTTGACAAACCGTTGTTAATATTTGAACAGCAGAAAGCCGAATCCGAATGGGACATGATGACTCGTGCGATTCGCGAAACGTTCGCAGGAATGGTGAAAGCCAACGAGCTCACTCGTCAGCCTGCTTCGCTGGATAAACTGATCGTTGGCGTCGAATGTGGTGCTTCGGATGGTTTCTCTGGCATATCAGCCAACCCTTTGATCGGTGCCGTTGCTGATCGCGTCGTGGGGCTTGGTGGCAGTGTGGTTCTGTCTGAGTTTCCAGAGCTATGCGGTGTTGAACAGGATTTGGTAAACCGCTGTACGTCACAAGAATTAGCGGATCGGTTCGTTGACATCATGCAGCGTTATGAGGCCCGCGCCGTGGCAGTGGGATCCGGCTTTGCAAAGAATCCTTCACCAGGCAACATCAAGGATGGTTTGATCACCGATGCGATCAAGTCCGCTGGCGCTGCCCTCAAAGGAGGTCGCTCACCCGTGAAAGATGTGCTCGACTATCCCGGCTGGGTTACGAAACGCGGGCTTAACCTGCTATGCACCGCGGGCAACGATGTCGAATCCACAACTGGCATGGCGGGTGCCGGAGCGAATCTGATTTTGTTTTCTACGGGACTTGGAACGCCAACCGGCAATCCTGTTTGCCCGGTGATCAAGGTCTCTAGCAATACAAAAACAAGCGAGTCGTTTTCGGATATGATCGACTTTGATGCCGGACCGATTATCGATGGATCGACCAGCATTCCCGAGCACGCCGCACAGTTGTTGAATCTGAGTCTCGAAGTCGCCAGCGGAAAACCGACTGCGGCGATGAAGCTTGGGCAGGATGACTTCATTGTTTGGAAGCGCGGCGTCAGTCTTTAG
- a CDS encoding DUF1559 domain-containing protein: protein MFRNKKRGFTLVELLVVIAIIGILIGMLLPAVQQVREAARRTQCMNNLRQSTLAALNYESAHMTFPGGNFYGGGPWGHSFWVQMLPFIEQGNLARGYDLTTGGWTGGAGNTNPNKIWLTENRTAMPFLLCPSSDLPQFPVNYSGYDSDDFAGTSNGDDDIAGMLACYAGVMGSSEHRTAFEARGGIASKGGILVKQSAEFENPGVGFGEISDGSSNTILLAEQSAWMFNDDGERVDCRADGNHGFNMGGSYWNIRPFNLISIRHPINELVISRAVGSSGNVGPNRPIHSAHPGGAVVSVGDGSVHFLNDDTTLQVLFDLADKDDGNVVSVLE from the coding sequence ATGTTTAGAAATAAAAAGCGTGGATTCACGCTGGTGGAACTTTTGGTGGTCATTGCGATCATCGGGATTCTGATAGGAATGTTGTTGCCAGCCGTTCAGCAGGTGAGAGAGGCTGCACGACGGACTCAGTGCATGAACAATTTGCGGCAATCGACACTGGCAGCGCTGAATTACGAATCGGCCCACATGACGTTTCCTGGTGGAAACTTCTACGGTGGTGGACCTTGGGGGCACTCATTCTGGGTTCAGATGCTGCCATTCATCGAGCAGGGCAACTTGGCCAGGGGTTACGATCTGACCACAGGCGGCTGGACCGGCGGAGCGGGAAATACCAATCCAAACAAGATCTGGCTTACGGAGAATCGGACAGCAATGCCTTTCCTGCTTTGCCCTTCGTCAGACCTTCCTCAGTTTCCAGTAAACTACTCTGGCTACGACAGCGACGACTTTGCCGGCACAAGCAATGGGGATGACGACATTGCAGGAATGTTGGCATGCTACGCCGGAGTCATGGGCTCCAGCGAACACAGGACTGCTTTCGAAGCCAGAGGTGGAATCGCCAGTAAAGGCGGAATTCTCGTAAAGCAGAGTGCGGAGTTTGAAAATCCCGGCGTCGGTTTTGGTGAAATTAGCGACGGTTCCTCCAACACGATATTACTCGCTGAACAATCCGCCTGGATGTTCAATGACGATGGCGAGAGGGTTGACTGTAGAGCGGATGGCAACCACGGATTTAACATGGGCGGAAGCTATTGGAACATCCGTCCGTTCAATCTGATCTCAATCCGGCACCCGATTAATGAACTGGTGATTTCCCGCGCTGTGGGATCCTCAGGCAACGTCGGCCCCAATCGGCCGATTCATTCGGCACACCCTGGCGGCGCAGTCGTAAGTGTCGGCGATGGTTCGGTCCACTTTCTTAACGACGACACAACGCTTCAAGTGCTGTTTGATCTCGCTGATAAAGATGACGGCAACGTCGTTAGCGTATTGGAGTAG
- a CDS encoding carboxypeptidase regulatory-like domain-containing protein — protein sequence MSRAFRNASVFCLLLFIVPMIGCGDPGPPTGDLSGTVYFNDEIVGDCRVMVYSQNTKRWLGAKVDLEGKFKITEVPTGEYQVAVGQRTTNAATEEPFDERIPKPFRDVETSGFVVAVEEGENTISLKMSK from the coding sequence TTGTCCCGAGCCTTTCGAAACGCGAGCGTGTTTTGCCTGCTGTTGTTCATCGTTCCAATGATTGGATGTGGAGATCCGGGCCCGCCGACTGGTGACTTGTCCGGCACTGTTTACTTCAATGACGAAATTGTCGGGGATTGTCGGGTGATGGTTTACAGCCAGAACACGAAACGATGGCTGGGCGCCAAAGTTGATCTTGAGGGAAAGTTCAAGATCACCGAGGTACCAACCGGCGAGTATCAGGTGGCGGTTGGCCAACGGACCACCAACGCCGCAACAGAGGAGCCTTTCGACGAACGAATTCCCAAGCCGTTTCGTGATGTAGAGACGAGCGGCTTTGTCGTTGCGGTCGAAGAAGGCGAGAATACGATTTCACTCAAAATGAGCAAATGA
- a CDS encoding PEP-CTERM sorting domain-containing protein encodes MYQGSTVETFVSTNGTLASALNASGDTSGDEDTTVNGVAFIGAGNGVAVGTTETITINGGTDNVGSFGDGEFTSNGPIFHLIRGGVFGVNSVTLSGLQAGETYEIQVFSNDARTSRNNTTQLGLGDGTGVLAPLVSLESNNSPADGSDSSDAEPNAGDSILGTFTSTGVDVTFNTFGTGDGGATWSQGAGQSLVNGVQLRIIPSTVPEPGSLALIGMGVFGLVARRRRK; translated from the coding sequence ATGTACCAAGGTTCTACTGTTGAAACTTTTGTCAGCACCAACGGCACTCTTGCTTCGGCGTTGAACGCTTCGGGAGACACTTCCGGTGACGAGGATACGACGGTAAACGGGGTCGCATTCATCGGCGCTGGAAACGGCGTCGCTGTCGGAACCACTGAGACAATCACAATCAATGGAGGAACCGACAACGTTGGTTCTTTTGGTGATGGTGAGTTCACCAGCAACGGCCCCATCTTTCACCTGATCCGCGGAGGAGTTTTCGGAGTCAACTCTGTAACACTTTCCGGTTTGCAAGCCGGTGAAACTTACGAGATTCAGGTCTTTTCGAACGACGCAAGGACTTCTCGGAACAACACGACGCAGCTTGGGCTAGGTGATGGAACTGGCGTTCTAGCTCCGTTGGTATCTCTTGAGTCGAACAATAGCCCTGCTGATGGGTCTGACTCGTCTGATGCTGAGCCTAACGCTGGAGATTCAATTCTTGGAACGTTCACGTCAACTGGCGTAGATGTGACGTTCAACACTTTCGGAACTGGCGATGGTGGAGCGACTTGGTCGCAAGGTGCAGGACAGTCTCTCGTCAACGGCGTACAACTGCGAATTATTCCTTCAACTGTTCCTGAGCCAGGATCGCTTGCTCTTATTGGCATGGGAGTCTTTGGCCTGGTTGCTCGTCGTCGACGCAAGTAA
- a CDS encoding sigma-70 family RNA polymerase sigma factor, with product MSDDTQENLIRDLVAQYQRQLLFFIFGIYPNHDAAEDILQETNKIIWTKRDEFQPGSNFLAWARTIAKFQTLSYLKTRNSKSWLHFDSNVVYELARKLEDRDSLIEGRKTYLEQCMSLLAEKDQELVLRKYELQETNREISRETGRSEGGLKQAFLRIRRLLRVCVERKEAAAE from the coding sequence TTGAGCGACGACACCCAGGAAAATCTCATTCGCGACTTGGTGGCACAGTATCAAAGGCAGTTGCTTTTCTTCATCTTTGGGATTTATCCTAACCATGATGCTGCCGAGGATATTCTTCAAGAGACGAACAAAATCATCTGGACGAAGCGGGACGAATTCCAGCCAGGCTCAAATTTTTTGGCGTGGGCGAGAACCATCGCGAAGTTTCAGACGCTGAGCTATTTGAAGACCCGCAACTCCAAATCCTGGCTCCATTTCGATTCAAACGTGGTGTACGAATTGGCAAGGAAGCTGGAGGATCGAGATTCTCTCATTGAAGGTCGCAAGACTTACCTTGAGCAGTGCATGAGCTTGTTGGCCGAGAAGGACCAGGAACTTGTATTGAGAAAATACGAACTCCAAGAAACCAATAGAGAAATCAGTCGCGAAACAGGTCGGTCCGAAGGGGGACTGAAGCAGGCATTTTTGCGAATACGCCGGCTTTTGCGAGTCTGTGTCGAGCGAAAAGAAGCGGCAGCAGAATAG